The genomic interval GCATCCTGCTGTACGAGCTGGTCACCGGCCGCCCGCCGTTCGCCGGGGCCACCGCCCTGGAGGTCCTGCACCAGCACCTCAGCGCCGAGCCGCGCCGCCCCAGCACCGTGCCCGAGCCCCTGTGGAAGGTCATCGAGCGCTGCCTGAGCAAGCGGCCGGAGGAGCGGCCCGGCGCGGAGAACCTGGCCCGCGCGCTGCGCGTCGTCGCCGCCGGCGTCGGCGTGCACGCCTCCCCGGCCCAGGCGGAGGCCGCGCTCGGCGTCGCCGCGCTGCTCGCCCCCGACCCGGAGCCCGCGCTGGTCCCCGGCACGGGGCAGGGCTCGGCACCGGCCGCCGGCGGCGGTGACGCCGACCCCACGCAGGTGCTGCCCTCGACCGGCGGCGCGCCCGCCCCCTGGGCCGACCCGGACGCCGCGACCAGCTTCCTGCCCACGACCCCGCCCGCGCCCGGCGGCGACGCCGACCCGACCCGGGTCATGCCGGCCGGCTCCGGCGGCGCCCCCGACCCGACGCGCGCCATGCCGCCCGTACCGCCGGGGCCGCCCGGTGGCGACGGCGAGCACCCGTGGCAGACGCAGATGCGCGCGGCCCGCGACCGCAACGACCAGACCCAGGTGCAGTACCTCGACCCGAGCGAGGACCCGCTGCGCCGCCGCCCCCAGCGGCGCGCCCCGCAGCAGCCGCCCCAGCAGCCGCAGCAGCCCCAGCGGCCACCGCAGCGCGCGTACGGGCAGCAGCCCCCGCAGCCGTACGCGCAGCAGCCCCAGCAGTACGCGCCGAGGCCCCCGCAGCCGCAGCAGGCCCAGCCGCAGCCGTACGCCCCGCCGCGTCCGCCGGAGCGCCGCCGCCGTGGCGCCGAGCCGCAGCAGCGCTACCAGGAGCCCCAGCCGCAGCGGTACGCCCCGGAGCCCCCGGCCCCGCGCCGGGAGCCCAGACCGCCGCGGCAGCGCAGCGCGAACCCCATGCGGATCCCGGGTCTCGGCTGCCTCAAGGGCTGCCTTTTCATGATTGTCCTGTTGATCGTCGGTTCCTGGCTCGTCTGGGAGTTCACCCCGCTGAAGGACTGGGTCGCCGACGGCAAGAGCTTCTGGGACGCCACCTGGGGCTGGATCAAGGATGTGAAGGACTGGATCTCCGGCCTCGGGTCGTCCAAGGGTCAGTAGCGGTGTGGATTTGTCGACACCTGACGGGTGTTTTCCGCCGCGGAAGTGGCGGTTGCTCCGGGATCGGTGTCCCTGACGCCTCCTCGGCCGCGTAGCTTGGTCGCCGGCGCCCCCGTCGGATGTCGGAGGACTGAAAGGAACCGGAACAGCCTTGGCACGGAAGATCGGCAGCCGGTACACCGCCCACCAGGTGCTGGGGCGCGGCAGTGCGGGCACGGTGTGGCTCGGCGAGGGGCCGGAGGGCCCGGTCGCCATCAAGCTCCTGCGCGAGGACCTCGCCTCGGACCAGGAGCTCGTCGGCCGGTTCGTGCAGGAGCGCGCGGCCTTGCTCGGCCTGGACCACCCGCATGTGGTGGGCGTCCGCGACCTCGTCGTGGACGGGGCCGACCTCGCCCTCGTCATGGACCTCATCCGGGGCACGGACCTGCGCACCCGGCTCGACCGGGAGCGGCGCCTCGCGCCCGAGGCCGCCGTCGCCATCGTGGCCGACGTCGCCGACGGCCTCGCCGCCGCGCACGCGGCCGGGATCGTGCACCGCGACGTCAAGCCCGAGAACGTCCTCCTCGACATGCAGGGCGAGCTCGGACCCGGCGGCGCGCACCCCGCGCTGCTCACCGACTTCGGCATCGCCCGCCTCGTGGACAGCCCGCGCCCCACGCGCGAGCGGCCCGCCGCCGCGCCCGGCCAGGGCGCGCAGGGCCGTGGGCCCGGCCCCCGCAGCGTCATCGGCACGCCCGACTACCTGGCCCCCGAGATCATCGAGGGCCTGCCGCCGCGCGCCTCCGTCGACGTCTACGCCCTCGCCACCGTGCTCTACGAGCTGCTGGCCGGCTTCACGCCCTTCGGCGGCGGCCACCCCGGCGCGGTGCTGCGGCGGCACGTCACGGAGACCGTGGCGCCGCTGCCCGGCATCCCCGACGAGCTGTGGCAGCTGATCGTCCAGTGCCTCGCGAAGGGGCCCGCCTCGCGGCTGCGCGCCCCGGAGCTGGCGGCCCGGCTGCGCGAACTGCTGCCCGGCCTCGCCGGGATACCGCCGCTGGACATCGACGAACCCGAGGAGGAGCCGGAGCCGCAGGACGGCGTCGCCACCGAGCGCACCTCCCTGGACGGCGCCGCCGTCCCGCCCGGGCCGGCCGCCGCGCGGCGGCCGCGCGGCGCGGTGCCGCTCGTGCCGGGGGCCGTCTCCGACTCCAACCGGGACACACACACGAGCATGCGGGTGCCGACCCCGGCCGAGCTGGCGGGCGGGGCGCACGGCACGGCCCGCGCGCCCCGCGCCCCCGGCCAGCGCCGGGCGGGCTCCGCGCGGCACCGGTCCCCGGCGGAGACCCGGCGGCGGCGCATCAAGCTGGGCGCGGCGGCGGTGGCGCTGGCCGCGGCGGCGGGTGTGGGCACGTGGTTCGCGACGTCGGGGCAGTCCGGGCAGGACGCGCCGCGGAAGTCGCCGACGGTGGAGCGGACGGATGTGCCGGGGGCGCGGGTGCCGTAGCGGGGCCGGGTTGTGGGGGCGCCTGCGGCGGGCTTGTTCCCCACCCCGCCCCTTCCCGTAACCGGGGGCAAGCCCCCGGGCCCCCTTTCCGCGCTCCGCGCGGTGTCCTCAATCGCCGGACGGGCTGAATTTCAGCCCGTCTGGGGGCACCTCCCAGCGGTAGCTGGGGGAGATTGAGGACCGGGGTCCGGGGCGGAGCCCCGGTTCGGGAAGGGGCGGGGCTGGGGAACAAGCCCGCCGCAGGCGCCCCGCCCGCCCGAAATGCGGCGGCTTCCGCCCCGCGGCAACCCTCTTCGGGGCAGGCAGCCCGGCGCAGCCGTTAGGCTGGGTGCGTGGCAGTCGTTGATGTATCCGAAGAGCTGAAGTCCCTCTCCTCGACCATGGGGTCGATCGAGGCCGTCCTGGACCTCGACAAGATGAGGGCTGACATCGCCGTGCTCGAGGAGCAGGCGGCCGCCCCCTCCCTCTGGGACGACCCGGAGGCGGCACAGAAGATCACCAGCCAGCTGTCGCACCTCCAGGCGGAGCTCCGCAAGGCGGAGTCCCTGCGTGGCCGGATCGACGACCTCTCCGTGCTCTTCGAGCTCGCCGAGGCCGAGGACGACGCCGACGCGCTCGCCGAGGCCGAGGCCGAGCTCACCGCCGTCCGCAAGGCGCTGGACGAGATGGAGGTCCGCACCCTCCTCTCCGGCGAGTACGACTCCCGCGAGGCGCTGGTCAACATCCGCGCCGAGGCCGGCGGCGTCGACGCCTCCGACTTCGCCGAGCGCCTCCAGCGCATGTACCTCCGCTGGGCCGAGCGCCACGGCTACAAGACGGAGGTCTACGAAACCTCCTACGCCGAAGAGGCCGGCATCAAGTCGACCACCTTCGCCGTCCAGGTCCCGTACGCCTACGGCACGCTCTCCGTCGAGCAGGGCACCCACCGCCTCGTCCGCATCTCGCCCTTCGACAACCAGGGCCGCCGCCAGACGTCCTTCGCGGGCGTCGAGGTGCTCCCCGTCGTCGAGCAGACCGACCATGTCGAGATCGACGAGTCCGAGCTCCGCGTCGACGTGTACCGCTCCTCCGGCCCCGGCGGCCAGGGCGTCAACACCACCGACTCCGCGGTGCGCCTGACCCACATCCCGACCGGCATCGTCGTCTCCTGCCAGAACGAGCGCTCGCAGATCCAGAACAAGGCGACCGCCATGAACGTCCTCCAGGCCAAGCTCCTCGAGCGCCGCCGCCAGGAGGAGCAGGCCAAGATGGACGCGCTCAAGGGCGACAGCAGCGGCTCCTGGGGCAACCAGATGCGCTCCTACGTCCTGCACCCCTACCAGATGGTCAAGGACCTCCGTACGGAGTTCGAGGTCGGCAACCCCACCGCCGTCCTCGACGGCGACATCGACGGCTTCCTGGAGGCCGGCATCCGCTGGCGCAAGCAGCAGGAGAAGTAACCCCAAACCCCCGCACAGCCGGACAGTCCCGCCCGTAACTTCCTTGACGCTGCATCAAAAACTGGGAAGGCTGGCGCGTGGCACGCGTATCACTGGGGCGTGTGTGGCGGGGGGCGAGCGGCCGGCCGATGCGGCCGGCTACGCCGATCTTCCGGCCTCCGAGACGCCACCGCCCCGTGCATAGCTGCTCCAATGACGAGATCGGCTACTGGGGGTAGCAGGCATATGACCAAGAAGACGCGGCTGCGCGTCGCGCGCATAGCCGCCGGCGCGGTCGTCGCCGCCGGTGCTTCGCTGACGGCGGCCGGCGCGGCCTCCGCCGCGGGCGTCCACGTCGCCGGGGTCGGTGTGAAGGCGGACGTCAAGGTCCGCTCCGTCGCCGTCGACGGCGACCCGAACGAGATCCCGCAGCCGCCGACCACGGGTGGCAACGAGACCGGCGGTACGAACACGGGCGGTACCGAGACCGGTGGCCCGTCCTCGGGCGGCACCGGCACCGGCGGTAACGAGACCGGCGGCTCCGAGACCGGCGGTCCCTCCTCGGGTGGCACCGGCACCGGTGGCAACGAGACGGGCGGCTCCGAGACCGGCGGTCCGTCCTCGGGTGGCACCGGCACGGGCGGCAACGAGACCGGCGGTCCGTCCTCCGGCGGTACGGGCACCGGTGGCAACGAGACCGGTGGCACCGGCACCGGTGGTAACGAGACCGGCGGTACGGGTACCGGCGGTACCGGCACGGGCGGTAACGAGACCGGCGGCACGGGCACCGGTGGTAACGAGACCGGCGGTACGGGTACGGGCGGCAACGAGACCGGTGGCACCGGTTCGACCGGCTCCACGGGCTCCACCGGCAGCACCGGCAGCACCGGCAGCACCGGCTCGACCGGCAGCACCGGCAGCACCGGCAGCACCGGCAGCACCGGCAGCACCGGCAGCACCGGCAGCACCGGCAGCACCGGCAGCACCGGCAGCACCGGCAGCACCGGCAGCACCGGCTCCACGGGCTCCGGCGGCTCTTCCTCCGGCTCGTCCGGCTCCACGGGGTCCACCGGCTCCACCGGCTCGACCGGGAGCACCGGCAGCACCGGCGGCACCGGCTCCACCGGCGGCTCCGGCGACGACCACACCGGTGCCACCACCGGCGGCGGCTCCGACAAGGGCGACCAGGGCGACAAGGGCGACGAAGGCCGCACCTGCCCCGTCGACACCGCCAGCAACTGCGGCTCCGGCACGGACACCGACGGCTCGGGCACCAAGCCCGTGCAGCAGGCCAAGCC from Streptomyces albireticuli carries:
- a CDS encoding serine/threonine-protein kinase, which codes for MRPVGSKYLLEEVLGRGATGTVWRARQREAAGAEAAVAGQPGEALAIKVLKEELANDADVVMRFLRERSVLLRLTHPNIVRTRDLVVEGDLLALVMDLVDGPDLHRYLRENGPFTPVAAALLTAQIADALAASHADGVVHRDLKPANVLLAGTGGPTLHPMLTDFGIARLADSPGLTRTHEFVGTPAYVAPESAEGRPQTSAVDIYGAGILLYELVTGRPPFAGATALEVLHQHLSAEPRRPSTVPEPLWKVIERCLSKRPEERPGAENLARALRVVAAGVGVHASPAQAEAALGVAALLAPDPEPALVPGTGQGSAPAAGGGDADPTQVLPSTGGAPAPWADPDAATSFLPTTPPAPGGDADPTRVMPAGSGGAPDPTRAMPPVPPGPPGGDGEHPWQTQMRAARDRNDQTQVQYLDPSEDPLRRRPQRRAPQQPPQQPQQPQRPPQRAYGQQPPQPYAQQPQQYAPRPPQPQQAQPQPYAPPRPPERRRRGAEPQQRYQEPQPQRYAPEPPAPRREPRPPRQRSANPMRIPGLGCLKGCLFMIVLLIVGSWLVWEFTPLKDWVADGKSFWDATWGWIKDVKDWISGLGSSKGQ
- the prfB gene encoding peptide chain release factor 2, encoding MAVVDVSEELKSLSSTMGSIEAVLDLDKMRADIAVLEEQAAAPSLWDDPEAAQKITSQLSHLQAELRKAESLRGRIDDLSVLFELAEAEDDADALAEAEAELTAVRKALDEMEVRTLLSGEYDSREALVNIRAEAGGVDASDFAERLQRMYLRWAERHGYKTEVYETSYAEEAGIKSTTFAVQVPYAYGTLSVEQGTHRLVRISPFDNQGRRQTSFAGVEVLPVVEQTDHVEIDESELRVDVYRSSGPGGQGVNTTDSAVRLTHIPTGIVVSCQNERSQIQNKATAMNVLQAKLLERRRQEEQAKMDALKGDSSGSWGNQMRSYVLHPYQMVKDLRTEFEVGNPTAVLDGDIDGFLEAGIRWRKQQEK
- a CDS encoding serine/threonine-protein kinase, which gives rise to MARKIGSRYTAHQVLGRGSAGTVWLGEGPEGPVAIKLLREDLASDQELVGRFVQERAALLGLDHPHVVGVRDLVVDGADLALVMDLIRGTDLRTRLDRERRLAPEAAVAIVADVADGLAAAHAAGIVHRDVKPENVLLDMQGELGPGGAHPALLTDFGIARLVDSPRPTRERPAAAPGQGAQGRGPGPRSVIGTPDYLAPEIIEGLPPRASVDVYALATVLYELLAGFTPFGGGHPGAVLRRHVTETVAPLPGIPDELWQLIVQCLAKGPASRLRAPELAARLRELLPGLAGIPPLDIDEPEEEPEPQDGVATERTSLDGAAVPPGPAAARRPRGAVPLVPGAVSDSNRDTHTSMRVPTPAELAGGAHGTARAPRAPGQRRAGSARHRSPAETRRRRIKLGAAAVALAAAAGVGTWFATSGQSGQDAPRKSPTVERTDVPGARVP